The DNA window TGGAAGCCCGAAAGGTACGCGTGATCGCCTGGTTCTAGTCGCCATTCAGAGCATCCCGCCTGTTCATGCACGGCTTTGCGCTGCGTTTCGGCTCCTAACGTCATGTAGATCATCGAGAGCGTCCAGGGTATCTATGGCGGCCAAACAACTCATGGCACTTTGCGACTGACGGATTTCCACCTGGTATTCTGCGCACCCATCGATCAATCCGCCAAGCCCTCAGAAAGTTCGTCTCACAAACCCAAAGTTCGCGAGAGATGGATTCCATATCCCATGCTGTGCTATTGCGCACTTCGGCCAGTACCACCTGGATCTCGCCAGGCTCCATCGATCCGTTTGCGATGTCGTGACTTCACCTTTGTGACATTCAACTTCACCGACAGCGAGATTGCCCGAGAAGCTTTCGATTTCATCAAGTCTCGAACTTGCAAACTAGGGACAGTAGAGAAGCTCTATGCTTTCTCCCACAAGCCTCTAAAGCATGAGCGAGAGGTTGACGGTTGGTCGGTCTATGATCCAAAAGCAGAGTTCAGACGCCAGGGCATCAGCGAGAAATTGCCTGACAAAGGTTGGAGGATCACGCATATCAACAAGGACTATACCTTTTGCGATACGTATCCTGCCTTTCTGGTTGTTCCTTCCAAAATATCGGACAATGTCCTTAAATATGCGAAGGAGTTCCGCTCGAGAAACCGTGTGCCGGCTCTGTCGTACATCCATCCAGTAAACAACTGTACCATCACTCGAAGCTCTCAGCCCCTCTCCGGCATCACAAGGAAGACAAACGTGCAAGATGAGAAACTAGTAGCGGCATCGTTCAACGCCCTTTTGCCGCCAGGTTCTGAGGAAAGCACGCCTCTATCGAGCCAGCCCGATGTCTCCCTTGGAAACTCATCACTGGAGCCGGAGCTTTCGGAGACTGAACGATATGAAGATGAACTCATTTCGAGATCCGTTGCCGTTTACGATTCTTCCGGGAAGCGTCAAGTATATGGTGCACAGCAGAGCAACTTGATTGTGGATGCTCGTCCTACTATCAATGCAATGGTGAATCAGGTACAAGGAATGGGCTCGGAAAATATGGACAAGTACAAGTTTGCACGCAAGATATTCCTTAGTATTGAGAATATTCACGTCATGCGAAGCTCCCTCAACAAGGTCATTGACGCACTCAAAGACGCCGACATTTCACCTTTGCCACCAAACAGAGAGCTGCTCCATCAGAGTGGCTGGTTACGGCACATTCATGATGTTCTGGATGGCTCAGCGATAATTGCAAGACAGATCGGAATCAGCCATTCACATGTTCTCATCCACTGCTCCGACGGCTGGGACCGTACGAGCCAGCTCAGTGCCTTGGCTCAAATCATGCTGGACCCATACTACCGCACAATTGAGGGTTTCATTGTTCTTGTGGAAAAAGATTGGTTGTCTTTTGGTCACATGTTCAGGCTTCGATCGGGTCACTTGAACCACGAGGATTGGTTCACTGTGCAGAGAGATGCCTTTGCAGGTTCCAAGGTACAGCCCGGAGAGAACGATGGCCGGGGTGACGCGTTCCAGAATGTGCTGAGTGGTGCAAAGCGTTTCTTCAACCAGAATAAAGATGACCCTGACTTGGCTGCAGTTAGTGAAACAGCCCCTGGAAAGGTTGTTGACGATGAAGCCACCTCTCCAAAGATGGTCAGTCCTGTCTTCCACCAGTTTCTTGACTGCACCTATCAACTTTTACGCCAAAACAAGACTCGTTTTGAGTATAACGAGCGCTTCCTGCGCCGCCTTCTGTACCACCTGTACTCGTGTCAGTACGGCACTTTCCTCTTTAATTCAGAGAAGCAGAGAAAAGATGCGCGAGCTGCAGAGCGGACGTCTTCCGTTTGGGACTACTTTCTGTGTCGGCAAGCTGAGTTCAAAAACCCCGATTTCGATGCCAGTATCGACGACCACATTAAAGGACAGGAGCGGATCCTATTACCGCGACTGAAGGAGATAAGATGGTGGCATCAGTTGTTCGGGAGAaccgaggatgagatgaacGGTGGTTTAAACGCcgctgcagcagcagagacTGACCGCCAAGCCGCCATATCAAATTTACAGTATCCTAGCGTTATCCAAGCAGATGCCGATCCGCGGTCATCCAGTTCAAGCTCCAAGTCGGGGCCACCCTCGGTTCTCACGGGAGTTGAGACTGCCCACGAGACACTCACCCCTGAGTCGCGACATGCACCAATCGAACGGAGCGCATCTACCGAACCAAGCGGTAACGCCTTTGCCGCTATCAGAGACGGGATTGCAGGTCTCAATCTAGGCAAGGGAATGCTGGGGCAACTTACAAATACTGGCGAGtcagcatcatcgtcaagtTCAGCCCCCGCACCAGCTCGTAGCGACCAGGAGCTACGTGAGATGACATAGAAGGTCATGTTTCCAGAGTCGGATCCTGGCCCTTACTTAATTGTCGAGACCCATGAATCCGTGCGGCACTGTTGTCCCTGGCTGCACCCTCCCATAGCACCGCCGCTTCTGACAACAGAGTCTGACGCACCGTCAGCGCTTGAGCGCTGCAGCTTCTACAGTGTACCCAGCGATCTCAGTGGAGAATGGGAGTATATCAAGCGGCGCGATTCTGAGTCTTTGGGCCTTCGCTCAAGACTTGACTCCATTGATGGCCTCCAGCCCTATGCGGGCCTGCCGACGCCGTGTCACTCTCCAACTATTGAAATGCCAAAACCTGTGGCAAAGCTCGAGAGAGTCCTCTCCAAATCCGATGGGCAGAGGCGTGCGATGGCAAATTCCGAGATGTAAGCAGATCATTCGGGTTCATGATGTCCGAGTTGTCAAACTTGTTTCCCTGGTTACATATGCGGACGTTTTTGTTGGCGTTAGAGGCATATCATGAGCCGGCATGGGCGTTTAACTTGAGTGGTGATGACATTCTGATTTTGCGCCAATCACGCGGTACACGGCGAGGGCTTAGACAGCAATAGACTCCTTCCGACTACGTGaattaggtaggtagttataGAGTATAGTGAATCAAACCCTTTTCATAAGTTCAACACCCAGCCTTGTTTGGTTTCTTCTTTATTTTTGTCTATCTTGAAAAGTCATCTTAGTTATGGAAGCGTGTCTGTTCACATTGAATCATATTCACATGATTTCGTTGCGTCCGTGACCCTTTTTTGCTGCTCTAACCCTCGTGCTgtaggttttctttaaattcTTTGATATTACAGGAAGACCTCGAGATTGATTTCGAGAGTGCTGACAGGGTATCTATGAATATGTTAGCGATGTCACGTCGATACTGGTCGGCATGGGGGCTGACTTCAAATCAAACTTCTCCAACACGGTAGGGTGCAAGATGCCGAACTCGCCGATGCGCCTCTCTTTTCCACCAAGACGCAGGTATACGGAAGCAGCATGGCCAGCAAAGAAAGTGGCATCGTCAAGCTCCTGGATCCAGTAACCATCAGGCTTGCCGGGGTTCTCCTTTACCTCAAAATCGACACTCTTGCCAGAAAGACCCTCCTCGTGGGTGAGGAAAGCAGTTCGAAGCATGAGAAGAACACGATCAAGCAGGCCATGGACCACCTCGAAACCACTTGTTCGGCCATACCAGGCGGCGGCGAAATGTCGCTCGTTGCGAGCCTTGCGTTCCTGAGACTCATCCTTGAATACAACGTCAGAGACCTCGAAGATCTTCATTGGCACGCTGTGGCCCTTGTTCTCGCGAATGGTCTTGAGAAGACCAGGTAGAAGAGTTGATCGCACAACCTGATACTCAGCGGTCTTGGGGTTGGCCAGACGTACGACGGTGTTTCCGTCATCCTTGCGGTTTAGCCAAGCGAAGTTCTCATCGTGACTACACAAGATCAGGGGCATAACCTCACTCCAGCCAGCAACGGCGGCCTCGATTCGGATAATATCACTGAGCTTGTTGACCAGCAGAGGGGCGCCAACCGTAGCACTTCGCGAAGGAGCAGTACGAGGAAGGTTGTTGTATCCGTAGCACACGGCAAGATCTTCCATCACGTCACATTGATGCAGGACGTCAGCTCGGGTTGGGGGAATAGCAACCTCGAGGATGTTGGAAtctcttgttgatggcgtAGAGGTGTAAGACATCTTGGAGAGAAGCTTGCACAGGCTCTTGGGAGACTCACTGAGCCCGGTGCAGCTGTTGAGGTAGTCGATTTCAACCTCAGCAACTCTGGGCTTCAGGTTGGGAGTGACTCGGGTTTGGTTGTTATGGTCAGAATTGATCTGGACGGGCTCGACGGTGAAAGGCTCAGAGCAGTACATGGAGAACATGGTAACCATGATGTCGGTGACAATGTCGAGTTTGGTGAGGTCGGTGGCGGTGATCTCAATGAAAACGTTGGTGGTGTCGAGTGAAATCTTGGAGTGATCACCGTTGATAATTGGAGGAAGGGAACAGACAACACGGTTTGAGTCGTAGATCGCGGGGTAGACTGGTGAGTCGCGAATGATGTGTAGGAAGCGGCCCAGGTGCTTATCATTCTCATAGAAGTTCATCAACTCGGCAGAGTCCATCTCCTTAGTCTGGTTCAAGGGGATGAACTTTATATCCTTGGGGGGGAGAGCCTCGTAGGTGAAGGGACCTTGAATCGTATCATAGTCGTGGGTACCAATTGAGACCAGTGTTCGGTTTCGAGCAAGGTTCTGGTGAAGCTTGTCTTGTAGAGAGATGAAGGAGTCGTATCGGCTCTTGTCGAACTTGATATTGCGGAGGATAGCGCCAGAGACATATGGCCGGACCTGCTCGGCTTCGGGCTTGACGGTGATTGACTCAAGCTTGCCACTTGCGGGCTCGACTAAACGGTACTTGGGGGGCTCAATACGTCCACggaagatgttgagattggTGACAATACCCTCGAAGCAGAGCATATCATATCGGTTGGCGGgaatctcaatcttgagCTGAGGAGGCTCCTGTTCGCCGTTGACAATTGGACGCTCATCATTTTCAGTATCCTCGTCAAGCTCGATACCGAACTCGAAGCAAAGGTCCTCAAACTCCTCGGTCGTGAATCTGTTTCAATAGGAACAAGAGCTGTCAGCACACGTATAGAGAGACCTTGGGCGCGAAGTCGGAGAGCTCATGGTGGGGGTTGATATGAATGAGGAGGGGCATTCGCACTTTTGACCGAGGGCTTCGTAAAGCTTGTACTTGTCGACGGAAATGGTAGGCATGATGAAGCAGAGCCTCGAGCCTTGCTTGGTAAATTATCCTTTTTCCGAAGAATCAGAGGCGAGAGGTGAGTCTTCCGTCGAGCGTCGGACGTCGGACGTGGATTTGGGCGTAGATTGTACTGAGTCACAGGAATTTTTGGGGGTGTAGGTACTAGGTTCGGGGTGCATGCGACGATGTGATACTCGGGTACTTGACAAGATGCAGGGCCATAGTGTGCTGTGACAGTACCACTCTAATGGTTTGGGTTTGGCGGGGTAAAAATGACGGATCATCTATGCTCCATCCCCGGCAACATCGTCAGGTAGGTACCGAGAAGCTTGCTTGAACTTCCTGTTCCTAATAGAATTAGTATTGCCTTATGCCAGTAAGTTGACATGACAACAGCTGGCAGTTTATCTAGTAGGTAATTAGACTGCGCTAGACATCTTACCTCTAATTATGAACGATCATCTTGTCTGAATGTCACTCATCAACCTAACCCGAGGAAAGTTGGCAAACCAACAATAATGCTGAGCTCGAACAGCTCTGAAACAATGTATTGTTGCATCGTGAATTTGCCAGGGTTATTAGCTACTTGCACAGCCTAATTCCAAACATCAGATAAATGCATAATGATGTCTGCACTGAGCTGGAAGTGGCGGGGCTAGGAGCTCAAGATTTCAAGGCTTGATCAGATATGATAGTGACGTCGGATACGATCCTACAAAACCGATGCATCCTCAAAAGGTTTGGGTTTTATGCTCATACCCGTCCCACGTGAACCATAAGTACAGTACGCTCTCGGGCATTGGTAAAGACGATTTCGATTCTGGTCTCACACAGTCTTGACTTCAAAGACGGAGTAATAATTATTGCCATCCCCAGATTCAAGCCACAATGTACCTAAAGCGCCCTGCCTGAAGGCAAGACTGAAAAGAGCTTGCCCCTCAAAAGTCCATGTTCTCAGGGAAATGAGGAGCCACTTTGACCCCACCTCAG is part of the Fusarium fujikuroi IMI 58289 draft genome, chromosome FFUJ_chr07 genome and encodes:
- a CDS encoding related to myotubularin related protein 1, which codes for MEARKIIESVQGIYGGQTTHGTLRLTDFHLVFCAPIDQSAKPSESSSHKPKVRERWIPYPMLCYCALRPVPPGSRQAPSIRLRCRDFTFVTFNFTDSEIAREAFDFIKSRTCKLGTVEKLYAFSHKPLKHEREVDGWSVYDPKAEFRRQGISEKLPDKGWRITHINKDYTFCDTYPAFLVVPSKISDNVLKYAKEFRSRNRVPALSYIHPVNNCTITRSSQPLSGITRKTNVQDEKLVAASFNALLPPGSEESTPLSSQPDVSLGNSSLEPELSETERYEDELISRSVAVYDSSGKRQVYGAQQSNLIVDARPTINAMVNQVQGMGSENMDKYKFARKIFLSIENIHVMRSSLNKVIDALKDADISPLPPNRELLHQSGWLRHIHDVLDGSAIIARQIGISHSHVLIHCSDGWDRTSQLSALAQIMLDPYYRTIEGFIVLVEKDWLSFGHMFRLRSGHLNHEDWFTVQRDAFAGSKVQPGENDGRGDAFQNVLSGAKRFFNQNKDDPDLAAVSETAPGKVVDDEATSPKMVSPVFHQFLDCTYQLLRQNKTRFEYNERFLRRLLYHLYSCQYGTFLFNSEKQRKDARAAERTSSVWDYFLCRQAEFKNPDFDASIDDHIKGQERILLPRLKEIRWWHQLFGRTEDEMNGGLNAAAAAETDRQAAISNLQYPSVIQADADPRSSSSSSKSGPPSVLTGVETAHETLTPESRHAPIERSASTEPSGNAFAAIRDGIAGLNLGKGMLGQLTNTGESASSSSSAPAPARSDQELPLERCSFYSVPSDLSGEWEYIKRRDSESLGLRSRLDSIDGLQPYAGLPTPCHSPTIEMPKPVAKLERVLSKSDGQRRAMANSEM
- a CDS encoding probable phenylalanine--tRNA ligase alpha chain, with the protein product MPTISVDKYKLYEALGQKFTTEEFEDLCFEFGIELDEDTENDERPIVNGEQEPPQLKIEIPANRYDMLCFEGIVTNLNIFRGRIEPPKYRLVEPASGKLESITVKPEAEQVRPYVSGAILRNIKFDKSRYDSFISLQDKLHQNLARNRTLVSIGTHDYDTIQGPFTYEALPPKDIKFIPLNQTKEMDSAELMNFYENDKHLGRFLHIIRDSPVYPAIYDSNRVVCSLPPIINGDHSKISLDTTNVFIEITATDLTKLDIVTDIMVTMFSMYCSEPFTVEPVQINSDHNNQTRVTPNLKPRVAEVEIDYLNSCTGLSESPKSLCKLLSKMSYTSTPSTRDSNILEVAIPPTRADVLHQCDVMEDLAVCYGYNNLPRTAPSRSATVGAPLLVNKLSDIIRIEAAVAGWSEVMPLILCSHDENFAWLNRKDDGNTVVRLANPKTAEYQVVRSTLLPGLLKTIRENKGHSVPMKIFEVSDVVFKDESQERKARNERHFAAAWYGRTSGFEVVHGLLDRVLLMLRTAFLTHEEGLSGKSVDFEVKENPGKPDGYWIQELDDATFFAGHAASVYLRLGGKERRIGEFGILHPTVLEKFDLKYPVSTLEINLEVFL